A genomic window from Peromyscus maniculatus bairdii isolate BWxNUB_F1_BW_parent chromosome 1, HU_Pman_BW_mat_3.1, whole genome shotgun sequence includes:
- the LOC143272195 gene encoding olfactory receptor 51F1-like yields MLQMQDNTEFPSNFTLNYPTFLLTGIPGLESAHAWISIPFCCLYATALSGNSMILFIIVTQHSLHEPMYYCLSMLSATDLGLTVSTMTTTLRILWFHANEISLDLCIVQMFFLHGFTCIESGVLVAMAFDRYVAICNPLRYTTILTNSRIIQMGFLVIMRTIVLIIPLLLLLKPVSFCKVNTLSHSYCYYPDVFKLACSDIRANSIGGLVGLILTTGADIPCIVLSYVLIIRSVLTIASSVERYKVFSTCVSHIGAVAIFYIPMFSLSLVHRYGRSAPKVVHSMMANVYLLSPPVLNPIIYSVKTKQIRKAILSLLLAK; encoded by the coding sequence ATGCTACAAATGCAGGACAACACGGAATTCCCGAGCAACTTCACATTGAATTATCCAACCTTCTTGTTGACTGGTATCCCGGGTCTAGAGTCTGCTCATGCCTGGATCTCCATCCCCTTCTGTTGTCTTTATGCCACTGCCCTCTCTGGGAACAGCATGATCCTCTTTATCATTGTGACTCAGCATAGTCTGCATGAACCTATGTACTATTGCCTCTCCATGCTCTCAGCCACTGACCTGGGTTTGACTGTTTCTACAATGACAACCACCTTGAGGATCCTGTGGTTTCATGCAAATGAAATCAGTCTAGATTTGTGCATTGTTCAGATGTTTTTTCTTCATGGGTTCACTTGTATAGAATCTGGGGTGCTAGTGGCTATGGCTTTTGACCGTTATgtagcaatttgtaatcctcttAGATACACCACAATTCTTACTAATTCTAGAATCATTCAGATGGGTTTCCTAGTGATTATGCGCACTATAGTATTAATAATTCCCCTACTTTTGCTCCTTAAGCCTGTTTCTTTCTGTAAAGTGAATACCCTCTCCCATTCCTACTGTTATTATCCAGATGTGTTTAAGTTAGCATGTTCAGACATTCGGGCCAACAGCATAGGTGGATTAGTTGGTCTCATTCTGACCACAGGGGCAGATATTCCATGCATTGTCTTGTCTTATGTATTGATCATTCGCTCTGTCCTCACTATTGCCTCCTCTGTAGAACGGTACAAAGTCTTCAGCACCTGTGTGTCCCACATTGGAGCAGTTGCGATTTTCTACATCCCTATGTTTAGCTTGTCCCTAGTGCATCGCTATGGTCGGTCAGCCCCCAAAGTAGTCCATTCAATGATGGCCAACGTTTACCTTCTTTCACCCCCTGTGCTCAACCCCATCATCTAtagtgtaaaaacaaaacaaatcagaaaggCCATCCTTAGTTTGCTCcttgcaaaataa